A stretch of the Phyllopteryx taeniolatus isolate TA_2022b chromosome 5, UOR_Ptae_1.2, whole genome shotgun sequence genome encodes the following:
- the LOC133477872 gene encoding coiled-coil domain-containing protein 136-like isoform X2 — protein MRAEEECVQTEDTEEKKRGHPNSADHECVLVLPPADSGSHYGSFKVLSARGLCAQEINDGDRYDVSELKADSVTAEERPALEGDEAEEATMERDEVEEEEEEEELRAQVLQLLLQLEDARETSTKHHESFAELQGLLEDERLASAHQAEAFTRQIQNLQERGSTLATCDLSLPPAQLRSVQEEMDSLEEEKESELAEAQEELRAAREEVLLLQQVAEEAAAERENDIASLQEELCRRRAELQRLGDETQEYELEITTLRAEISMKSRRREAERSGGDVDLLKEECRTLREECQALKEDNRRLSERLQLLRRQRTSWLLSSSPFGPPPSSSVYLSLKEEDAGTEGTEGTEGKEIATTEIVDDVLTESYMTMAQSDNCRLVDASIQKNISFDGKPGTPTGWNGGIGEIFSLREQLKQAEEKASKVQSECDGLKLELQELQELYDSSQRERNELEEELQRCKAELEKLSGGAQGSELARNSILTVTAAAAALLMTAGLLRALVRC, from the exons ATGCGAGCAGAAGAAGAATGCGTGCAGACTGAAgacactgaagagaaaaaaagggggCACCCCAACTCGGCTGATCACGAATGCGTTTTAGTACTCCCGCCAGCCGACTCTGGAAGTCATTATGGATCGTTTAAAGTCCTTTCGGCTCGCGGGTTGTGTGCTCAGGAAATCAACGACGGCGACCGAT ATGACGTGAGCGAGCTCAAAGCCGACAGCGTCACCGCCGAGGAGCGACCCGCGCTGGAGGGCGACGAGGCCGAGGAGGCGACGATGGAGCGCGACGAggtcgaggaggaggaggaggaggaggagctgagGGCACAAGTCCTGCAGCTCCTGCTGCAGCTGGAGGACGCCAGGGAGACGTCCACGAAGCACCACGAGAGCTTCGCCGAGCTGCAAG GTCTGTTGGAGGACGAGCGTCTGGCCAGCGCCCATCAGGCCGAAGCCTTCACTCGACAGATCCAGAATCTGCAAG AGCGGGGGAGTACTTTGGCCACCTGCGATCTTTCCCTTCCTCCAGCCCAGCTGCGCTCGGTGCAGGAGGAGATGGACAgcctggaggaggagaaggagagcgAGCTGGCCGAGGCCCAGGAGGAGCTGCGCGCGGCCCGGGAGGAGGTGCTCCTGCTGCAGCAGGTGGCCGAGGAGGCGGCGGCCGAGCGCGAGAACGACATCGCCTCCCTGCAGGAGGAGCTGTGCCGGCGGAGGGCCGAGCTCCAGCGCCTGGGCGACGAGACGCAGGAGTACGAGCTGGAGATCACCACGCTGAGGGCCGAGATCAGCATGAAGAGCCGGCGCAGGGAGGCCGAGAGGAGCGGAG GCGACGTGGATCTGTTGAAGGAGGAGTGCCGGACCCTGCGGGAGGAGTGCCAAGCCCTGAAGGAGGACAACCGGCGCCTCTCAGAGAGGCTGCAGCTGCTCCGCAGGCAGAGGACAAG CTGGCTCCTCAGCAGTTCTCCTTTTGGTCCTCCTCCTAGCTCCAGCGTTTACTTGTCCCTGAAAGAGGAAGACGCGGGCACCGAAGGCACCGAGGGCACCGAGGGCAAGGAGATTGCGACGACTGAGATTGTTGACGACGTCCTAACCGAGAGCTACATGACCATGGCCCAGTCGGACAACTGCCGCCTCGTGGACGCCTCcatccagaagaacatttcCTTCGACGGCAAGCCCGGCACGCCCACCGGCTGGAACGGCGGCATCGGAGAGATCTTCTCGCTCAGGGAGCAGCTGAAACAGGCCGAGGAGAAGGCCTCGAAAGTTCAGAGCGAG TGCGACGGGCTAAAGCTGGAGCTCCAGGAGCTGCAGGAGCTGTACGACAGCAGTCAGAGGGAGAGGAACGAACTGGAGGAGGAGCTTCAGCGCTGCAAGGCAGAGCTGGAGAAGTTGTCTGGAGGGGCTCAG
- the LOC133477872 gene encoding coiled-coil domain-containing protein 136-like isoform X1, translating to MRAEEECVQTEDTEEKKRGHPNSADHECVLVLPPADSGSHYGSFKVLSARGLCAQEINDGDRYDVSELKADSVTAEERPALEGDEAEEATMERDEVEEEEEEEELRAQVLQLLLQLEDARETSTKHHESFAELQGLLEDERLASAHQAEAFTRQIQNLQERGSTLATCDLSLPPAQLRSVQEEMDSLEEEKESELAEAQEELRAAREEVLLLQQVAEEAAAERENDIASLQEELCRRRAELQRLGDETQEYELEITTLRAEISMKSRRREAERSGGDVDLLKEECRTLREECQALKEDNRRLSERLQLLRRQRTSWLLSSSPFGPPPSSSVYLSLKEEDAGTEGTEGTEGKEIATTEIVDDVLTESYMTMAQSDNCRLVDASIQKNISFDGKPGTPTGWNGGIGEIFSLREQLKQAEEKASKVQSECDGLKLELQELQELYDSSQRERNELEEELQRCKAELEKLSGGAQRFIHPSEHPVLSIPFIGMIVIVAVVWCWLSELASQRARGVS from the exons ATGCGAGCAGAAGAAGAATGCGTGCAGACTGAAgacactgaagagaaaaaaagggggCACCCCAACTCGGCTGATCACGAATGCGTTTTAGTACTCCCGCCAGCCGACTCTGGAAGTCATTATGGATCGTTTAAAGTCCTTTCGGCTCGCGGGTTGTGTGCTCAGGAAATCAACGACGGCGACCGAT ATGACGTGAGCGAGCTCAAAGCCGACAGCGTCACCGCCGAGGAGCGACCCGCGCTGGAGGGCGACGAGGCCGAGGAGGCGACGATGGAGCGCGACGAggtcgaggaggaggaggaggaggaggagctgagGGCACAAGTCCTGCAGCTCCTGCTGCAGCTGGAGGACGCCAGGGAGACGTCCACGAAGCACCACGAGAGCTTCGCCGAGCTGCAAG GTCTGTTGGAGGACGAGCGTCTGGCCAGCGCCCATCAGGCCGAAGCCTTCACTCGACAGATCCAGAATCTGCAAG AGCGGGGGAGTACTTTGGCCACCTGCGATCTTTCCCTTCCTCCAGCCCAGCTGCGCTCGGTGCAGGAGGAGATGGACAgcctggaggaggagaaggagagcgAGCTGGCCGAGGCCCAGGAGGAGCTGCGCGCGGCCCGGGAGGAGGTGCTCCTGCTGCAGCAGGTGGCCGAGGAGGCGGCGGCCGAGCGCGAGAACGACATCGCCTCCCTGCAGGAGGAGCTGTGCCGGCGGAGGGCCGAGCTCCAGCGCCTGGGCGACGAGACGCAGGAGTACGAGCTGGAGATCACCACGCTGAGGGCCGAGATCAGCATGAAGAGCCGGCGCAGGGAGGCCGAGAGGAGCGGAG GCGACGTGGATCTGTTGAAGGAGGAGTGCCGGACCCTGCGGGAGGAGTGCCAAGCCCTGAAGGAGGACAACCGGCGCCTCTCAGAGAGGCTGCAGCTGCTCCGCAGGCAGAGGACAAG CTGGCTCCTCAGCAGTTCTCCTTTTGGTCCTCCTCCTAGCTCCAGCGTTTACTTGTCCCTGAAAGAGGAAGACGCGGGCACCGAAGGCACCGAGGGCACCGAGGGCAAGGAGATTGCGACGACTGAGATTGTTGACGACGTCCTAACCGAGAGCTACATGACCATGGCCCAGTCGGACAACTGCCGCCTCGTGGACGCCTCcatccagaagaacatttcCTTCGACGGCAAGCCCGGCACGCCCACCGGCTGGAACGGCGGCATCGGAGAGATCTTCTCGCTCAGGGAGCAGCTGAAACAGGCCGAGGAGAAGGCCTCGAAAGTTCAGAGCGAG TGCGACGGGCTAAAGCTGGAGCTCCAGGAGCTGCAGGAGCTGTACGACAGCAGTCAGAGGGAGAGGAACGAACTGGAGGAGGAGCTTCAGCGCTGCAAGGCAGAGCTGGAGAAGTTGTCTGGAGGGGCTCAG
- the LOC133477872 gene encoding coiled-coil domain-containing protein 136-like isoform X5, translating into MESSSLSAEQTGACVDGLDGGGTLADDVSELKADSVTAEERPALEGDEAEEATMERDEVEEEEEEEELRAQVLQLLLQLEDARETSTKHHESFAELQGLLEDERLASAHQAEAFTRQIQNLQERGSTLATCDLSLPPAQLRSVQEEMDSLEEEKESELAEAQEELRAAREEVLLLQQVAEEAAAERENDIASLQEELCRRRAELQRLGDETQEYELEITTLRAEISMKSRRREAERSGGDVDLLKEECRTLREECQALKEDNRRLSERLQLLRRQRTSWLLSSSPFGPPPSSSVYLSLKEEDAGTEGTEGTEGKEIATTEIVDDVLTESYMTMAQSDNCRLVDASIQKNISFDGKPGTPTGWNGGIGEIFSLREQLKQAEEKASKVQSECDGLKLELQELQELYDSSQRERNELEEELQRCKAELEKLSGGAQRFIHPSEHPVLSIPFIGMIVIVAVVWCWLSELASQRARGVS; encoded by the exons ATGGAGAGCTCATCTTTATCAGCCGAGCAAACTGGCGCGTGTGTGGACGGATTGGATGGAGGTGGCACACTGGCAG ATGACGTGAGCGAGCTCAAAGCCGACAGCGTCACCGCCGAGGAGCGACCCGCGCTGGAGGGCGACGAGGCCGAGGAGGCGACGATGGAGCGCGACGAggtcgaggaggaggaggaggaggaggagctgagGGCACAAGTCCTGCAGCTCCTGCTGCAGCTGGAGGACGCCAGGGAGACGTCCACGAAGCACCACGAGAGCTTCGCCGAGCTGCAAG GTCTGTTGGAGGACGAGCGTCTGGCCAGCGCCCATCAGGCCGAAGCCTTCACTCGACAGATCCAGAATCTGCAAG AGCGGGGGAGTACTTTGGCCACCTGCGATCTTTCCCTTCCTCCAGCCCAGCTGCGCTCGGTGCAGGAGGAGATGGACAgcctggaggaggagaaggagagcgAGCTGGCCGAGGCCCAGGAGGAGCTGCGCGCGGCCCGGGAGGAGGTGCTCCTGCTGCAGCAGGTGGCCGAGGAGGCGGCGGCCGAGCGCGAGAACGACATCGCCTCCCTGCAGGAGGAGCTGTGCCGGCGGAGGGCCGAGCTCCAGCGCCTGGGCGACGAGACGCAGGAGTACGAGCTGGAGATCACCACGCTGAGGGCCGAGATCAGCATGAAGAGCCGGCGCAGGGAGGCCGAGAGGAGCGGAG GCGACGTGGATCTGTTGAAGGAGGAGTGCCGGACCCTGCGGGAGGAGTGCCAAGCCCTGAAGGAGGACAACCGGCGCCTCTCAGAGAGGCTGCAGCTGCTCCGCAGGCAGAGGACAAG CTGGCTCCTCAGCAGTTCTCCTTTTGGTCCTCCTCCTAGCTCCAGCGTTTACTTGTCCCTGAAAGAGGAAGACGCGGGCACCGAAGGCACCGAGGGCACCGAGGGCAAGGAGATTGCGACGACTGAGATTGTTGACGACGTCCTAACCGAGAGCTACATGACCATGGCCCAGTCGGACAACTGCCGCCTCGTGGACGCCTCcatccagaagaacatttcCTTCGACGGCAAGCCCGGCACGCCCACCGGCTGGAACGGCGGCATCGGAGAGATCTTCTCGCTCAGGGAGCAGCTGAAACAGGCCGAGGAGAAGGCCTCGAAAGTTCAGAGCGAG TGCGACGGGCTAAAGCTGGAGCTCCAGGAGCTGCAGGAGCTGTACGACAGCAGTCAGAGGGAGAGGAACGAACTGGAGGAGGAGCTTCAGCGCTGCAAGGCAGAGCTGGAGAAGTTGTCTGGAGGGGCTCAG
- the LOC133477872 gene encoding coiled-coil domain-containing protein 136-like isoform X4 — MRAEEECVQTEDTEEKKRGHPNSADHECVLVLPPADSGSHYGSFKVLSARGLCAQEINDGDRYDVSELKADSVTAEERPALEGDEAEEATMERDEVEEEEEEEELRAQVLQLLLQLEDARETSTKHHESFAELQGLLEDERLASAHQAEAFTRQIQNLQAQLRSVQEEMDSLEEEKESELAEAQEELRAAREEVLLLQQVAEEAAAERENDIASLQEELCRRRAELQRLGDETQEYELEITTLRAEISMKSRRREAERSGGDVDLLKEECRTLREECQALKEDNRRLSERLQLLRRQRTSWLLSSSPFGPPPSSSVYLSLKEEDAGTEGTEGTEGKEIATTEIVDDVLTESYMTMAQSDNCRLVDASIQKNISFDGKPGTPTGWNGGIGEIFSLREQLKQAEEKASKVQSECDGLKLELQELQELYDSSQRERNELEEELQRCKAELEKLSGGAQRFIHPSEHPVLSIPFIGMIVIVAVVWCWLSELASQRARGVS; from the exons ATGCGAGCAGAAGAAGAATGCGTGCAGACTGAAgacactgaagagaaaaaaagggggCACCCCAACTCGGCTGATCACGAATGCGTTTTAGTACTCCCGCCAGCCGACTCTGGAAGTCATTATGGATCGTTTAAAGTCCTTTCGGCTCGCGGGTTGTGTGCTCAGGAAATCAACGACGGCGACCGAT ATGACGTGAGCGAGCTCAAAGCCGACAGCGTCACCGCCGAGGAGCGACCCGCGCTGGAGGGCGACGAGGCCGAGGAGGCGACGATGGAGCGCGACGAggtcgaggaggaggaggaggaggaggagctgagGGCACAAGTCCTGCAGCTCCTGCTGCAGCTGGAGGACGCCAGGGAGACGTCCACGAAGCACCACGAGAGCTTCGCCGAGCTGCAAG GTCTGTTGGAGGACGAGCGTCTGGCCAGCGCCCATCAGGCCGAAGCCTTCACTCGACAGATCCAGAATCTGCAAG CCCAGCTGCGCTCGGTGCAGGAGGAGATGGACAgcctggaggaggagaaggagagcgAGCTGGCCGAGGCCCAGGAGGAGCTGCGCGCGGCCCGGGAGGAGGTGCTCCTGCTGCAGCAGGTGGCCGAGGAGGCGGCGGCCGAGCGCGAGAACGACATCGCCTCCCTGCAGGAGGAGCTGTGCCGGCGGAGGGCCGAGCTCCAGCGCCTGGGCGACGAGACGCAGGAGTACGAGCTGGAGATCACCACGCTGAGGGCCGAGATCAGCATGAAGAGCCGGCGCAGGGAGGCCGAGAGGAGCGGAG GCGACGTGGATCTGTTGAAGGAGGAGTGCCGGACCCTGCGGGAGGAGTGCCAAGCCCTGAAGGAGGACAACCGGCGCCTCTCAGAGAGGCTGCAGCTGCTCCGCAGGCAGAGGACAAG CTGGCTCCTCAGCAGTTCTCCTTTTGGTCCTCCTCCTAGCTCCAGCGTTTACTTGTCCCTGAAAGAGGAAGACGCGGGCACCGAAGGCACCGAGGGCACCGAGGGCAAGGAGATTGCGACGACTGAGATTGTTGACGACGTCCTAACCGAGAGCTACATGACCATGGCCCAGTCGGACAACTGCCGCCTCGTGGACGCCTCcatccagaagaacatttcCTTCGACGGCAAGCCCGGCACGCCCACCGGCTGGAACGGCGGCATCGGAGAGATCTTCTCGCTCAGGGAGCAGCTGAAACAGGCCGAGGAGAAGGCCTCGAAAGTTCAGAGCGAG TGCGACGGGCTAAAGCTGGAGCTCCAGGAGCTGCAGGAGCTGTACGACAGCAGTCAGAGGGAGAGGAACGAACTGGAGGAGGAGCTTCAGCGCTGCAAGGCAGAGCTGGAGAAGTTGTCTGGAGGGGCTCAG
- the LOC133477872 gene encoding coiled-coil domain-containing protein 136-like isoform X3, translating to MRAEEECVQTEDTEEKKRGHPNSADHECVLVLPPADSGSHYGSFKVLSARGLCAQEINDGDRYDVSELKADSVTAEERPALEGDEAEEATMERDEVEEEEEEEELRAQVLQLLLQLEDARETSTKHHESFAELQGLLEDERLASAHQAEAFTRQIQNLQERGSTLATCDLSLPPAQLRSVQEEMDSLEEEKESELAEAQEELRAAREEVLLLQQVAEEAAAERENDIASLQEELCRRRAELQRLGDETQEYELEITTLRAEISMKSRRREAERSGGDVDLLKEECRTLREECQALKEDNRRLSERLQLLRRQRTSSSVYLSLKEEDAGTEGTEGTEGKEIATTEIVDDVLTESYMTMAQSDNCRLVDASIQKNISFDGKPGTPTGWNGGIGEIFSLREQLKQAEEKASKVQSECDGLKLELQELQELYDSSQRERNELEEELQRCKAELEKLSGGAQRFIHPSEHPVLSIPFIGMIVIVAVVWCWLSELASQRARGVS from the exons ATGCGAGCAGAAGAAGAATGCGTGCAGACTGAAgacactgaagagaaaaaaagggggCACCCCAACTCGGCTGATCACGAATGCGTTTTAGTACTCCCGCCAGCCGACTCTGGAAGTCATTATGGATCGTTTAAAGTCCTTTCGGCTCGCGGGTTGTGTGCTCAGGAAATCAACGACGGCGACCGAT ATGACGTGAGCGAGCTCAAAGCCGACAGCGTCACCGCCGAGGAGCGACCCGCGCTGGAGGGCGACGAGGCCGAGGAGGCGACGATGGAGCGCGACGAggtcgaggaggaggaggaggaggaggagctgagGGCACAAGTCCTGCAGCTCCTGCTGCAGCTGGAGGACGCCAGGGAGACGTCCACGAAGCACCACGAGAGCTTCGCCGAGCTGCAAG GTCTGTTGGAGGACGAGCGTCTGGCCAGCGCCCATCAGGCCGAAGCCTTCACTCGACAGATCCAGAATCTGCAAG AGCGGGGGAGTACTTTGGCCACCTGCGATCTTTCCCTTCCTCCAGCCCAGCTGCGCTCGGTGCAGGAGGAGATGGACAgcctggaggaggagaaggagagcgAGCTGGCCGAGGCCCAGGAGGAGCTGCGCGCGGCCCGGGAGGAGGTGCTCCTGCTGCAGCAGGTGGCCGAGGAGGCGGCGGCCGAGCGCGAGAACGACATCGCCTCCCTGCAGGAGGAGCTGTGCCGGCGGAGGGCCGAGCTCCAGCGCCTGGGCGACGAGACGCAGGAGTACGAGCTGGAGATCACCACGCTGAGGGCCGAGATCAGCATGAAGAGCCGGCGCAGGGAGGCCGAGAGGAGCGGAG GCGACGTGGATCTGTTGAAGGAGGAGTGCCGGACCCTGCGGGAGGAGTGCCAAGCCCTGAAGGAGGACAACCGGCGCCTCTCAGAGAGGCTGCAGCTGCTCCGCAGGCAGAGGACAAG CTCCAGCGTTTACTTGTCCCTGAAAGAGGAAGACGCGGGCACCGAAGGCACCGAGGGCACCGAGGGCAAGGAGATTGCGACGACTGAGATTGTTGACGACGTCCTAACCGAGAGCTACATGACCATGGCCCAGTCGGACAACTGCCGCCTCGTGGACGCCTCcatccagaagaacatttcCTTCGACGGCAAGCCCGGCACGCCCACCGGCTGGAACGGCGGCATCGGAGAGATCTTCTCGCTCAGGGAGCAGCTGAAACAGGCCGAGGAGAAGGCCTCGAAAGTTCAGAGCGAG TGCGACGGGCTAAAGCTGGAGCTCCAGGAGCTGCAGGAGCTGTACGACAGCAGTCAGAGGGAGAGGAACGAACTGGAGGAGGAGCTTCAGCGCTGCAAGGCAGAGCTGGAGAAGTTGTCTGGAGGGGCTCAG
- the LOC133477872 gene encoding coiled-coil domain-containing protein 136-like isoform X8, which yields MERDEVEEEEEEEELRAQVLQLLLQLEDARETSTKHHESFAELQGLLEDERLASAHQAEAFTRQIQNLQERGSTLATCDLSLPPAQLRSVQEEMDSLEEEKESELAEAQEELRAAREEVLLLQQVAEEAAAERENDIASLQEELCRRRAELQRLGDETQEYELEITTLRAEISMKSRRREAERSGGDVDLLKEECRTLREECQALKEDNRRLSERLQLLRRQRTSWLLSSSPFGPPPSSSVYLSLKEEDAGTEGTEGTEGKEIATTEIVDDVLTESYMTMAQSDNCRLVDASIQKNISFDGKPGTPTGWNGGIGEIFSLREQLKQAEEKASKVQSECDGLKLELQELQELYDSSQRERNELEEELQRCKAELEKLSGGAQRFIHPSEHPVLSIPFIGMIVIVAVVWCWLSELASQRARGVS from the exons ATGGAGCGCGACGAggtcgaggaggaggaggaggaggaggagctgagGGCACAAGTCCTGCAGCTCCTGCTGCAGCTGGAGGACGCCAGGGAGACGTCCACGAAGCACCACGAGAGCTTCGCCGAGCTGCAAG GTCTGTTGGAGGACGAGCGTCTGGCCAGCGCCCATCAGGCCGAAGCCTTCACTCGACAGATCCAGAATCTGCAAG AGCGGGGGAGTACTTTGGCCACCTGCGATCTTTCCCTTCCTCCAGCCCAGCTGCGCTCGGTGCAGGAGGAGATGGACAgcctggaggaggagaaggagagcgAGCTGGCCGAGGCCCAGGAGGAGCTGCGCGCGGCCCGGGAGGAGGTGCTCCTGCTGCAGCAGGTGGCCGAGGAGGCGGCGGCCGAGCGCGAGAACGACATCGCCTCCCTGCAGGAGGAGCTGTGCCGGCGGAGGGCCGAGCTCCAGCGCCTGGGCGACGAGACGCAGGAGTACGAGCTGGAGATCACCACGCTGAGGGCCGAGATCAGCATGAAGAGCCGGCGCAGGGAGGCCGAGAGGAGCGGAG GCGACGTGGATCTGTTGAAGGAGGAGTGCCGGACCCTGCGGGAGGAGTGCCAAGCCCTGAAGGAGGACAACCGGCGCCTCTCAGAGAGGCTGCAGCTGCTCCGCAGGCAGAGGACAAG CTGGCTCCTCAGCAGTTCTCCTTTTGGTCCTCCTCCTAGCTCCAGCGTTTACTTGTCCCTGAAAGAGGAAGACGCGGGCACCGAAGGCACCGAGGGCACCGAGGGCAAGGAGATTGCGACGACTGAGATTGTTGACGACGTCCTAACCGAGAGCTACATGACCATGGCCCAGTCGGACAACTGCCGCCTCGTGGACGCCTCcatccagaagaacatttcCTTCGACGGCAAGCCCGGCACGCCCACCGGCTGGAACGGCGGCATCGGAGAGATCTTCTCGCTCAGGGAGCAGCTGAAACAGGCCGAGGAGAAGGCCTCGAAAGTTCAGAGCGAG TGCGACGGGCTAAAGCTGGAGCTCCAGGAGCTGCAGGAGCTGTACGACAGCAGTCAGAGGGAGAGGAACGAACTGGAGGAGGAGCTTCAGCGCTGCAAGGCAGAGCTGGAGAAGTTGTCTGGAGGGGCTCAG
- the LOC133477872 gene encoding coiled-coil domain-containing protein 136-like isoform X7, protein MASSHRPKTYDVSELKADSVTAEERPALEGDEAEEATMERDEVEEEEEEEELRAQVLQLLLQLEDARETSTKHHESFAELQGLLEDERLASAHQAEAFTRQIQNLQERGSTLATCDLSLPPAQLRSVQEEMDSLEEEKESELAEAQEELRAAREEVLLLQQVAEEAAAERENDIASLQEELCRRRAELQRLGDETQEYELEITTLRAEISMKSRRREAERSGGDVDLLKEECRTLREECQALKEDNRRLSERLQLLRRQRTSWLLSSSPFGPPPSSSVYLSLKEEDAGTEGTEGTEGKEIATTEIVDDVLTESYMTMAQSDNCRLVDASIQKNISFDGKPGTPTGWNGGIGEIFSLREQLKQAEEKASKVQSECDGLKLELQELQELYDSSQRERNELEEELQRCKAELEKLSGGAQRFIHPSEHPVLSIPFIGMIVIVAVVWCWLSELASQRARGVS, encoded by the exons ATGGCTTCCTCACACAGGCCAAAAACAT ATGACGTGAGCGAGCTCAAAGCCGACAGCGTCACCGCCGAGGAGCGACCCGCGCTGGAGGGCGACGAGGCCGAGGAGGCGACGATGGAGCGCGACGAggtcgaggaggaggaggaggaggaggagctgagGGCACAAGTCCTGCAGCTCCTGCTGCAGCTGGAGGACGCCAGGGAGACGTCCACGAAGCACCACGAGAGCTTCGCCGAGCTGCAAG GTCTGTTGGAGGACGAGCGTCTGGCCAGCGCCCATCAGGCCGAAGCCTTCACTCGACAGATCCAGAATCTGCAAG AGCGGGGGAGTACTTTGGCCACCTGCGATCTTTCCCTTCCTCCAGCCCAGCTGCGCTCGGTGCAGGAGGAGATGGACAgcctggaggaggagaaggagagcgAGCTGGCCGAGGCCCAGGAGGAGCTGCGCGCGGCCCGGGAGGAGGTGCTCCTGCTGCAGCAGGTGGCCGAGGAGGCGGCGGCCGAGCGCGAGAACGACATCGCCTCCCTGCAGGAGGAGCTGTGCCGGCGGAGGGCCGAGCTCCAGCGCCTGGGCGACGAGACGCAGGAGTACGAGCTGGAGATCACCACGCTGAGGGCCGAGATCAGCATGAAGAGCCGGCGCAGGGAGGCCGAGAGGAGCGGAG GCGACGTGGATCTGTTGAAGGAGGAGTGCCGGACCCTGCGGGAGGAGTGCCAAGCCCTGAAGGAGGACAACCGGCGCCTCTCAGAGAGGCTGCAGCTGCTCCGCAGGCAGAGGACAAG CTGGCTCCTCAGCAGTTCTCCTTTTGGTCCTCCTCCTAGCTCCAGCGTTTACTTGTCCCTGAAAGAGGAAGACGCGGGCACCGAAGGCACCGAGGGCACCGAGGGCAAGGAGATTGCGACGACTGAGATTGTTGACGACGTCCTAACCGAGAGCTACATGACCATGGCCCAGTCGGACAACTGCCGCCTCGTGGACGCCTCcatccagaagaacatttcCTTCGACGGCAAGCCCGGCACGCCCACCGGCTGGAACGGCGGCATCGGAGAGATCTTCTCGCTCAGGGAGCAGCTGAAACAGGCCGAGGAGAAGGCCTCGAAAGTTCAGAGCGAG TGCGACGGGCTAAAGCTGGAGCTCCAGGAGCTGCAGGAGCTGTACGACAGCAGTCAGAGGGAGAGGAACGAACTGGAGGAGGAGCTTCAGCGCTGCAAGGCAGAGCTGGAGAAGTTGTCTGGAGGGGCTCAG